The stretch of DNA CGGAGTCAAGGGTGTGTCAATGAAGTTCTGCTCTTTGAGGCAAGAATGGAAAATTGCAGTTGTGCTGATGAAAAGGAGGAGGAAAAGGAGTGTTTTTGAAGTAAAGGCGAAAGAGTTCATAACTTGTGAGGTTTTGTATATTTAGAATGACAGCAATATACAAAATTATTTTGCAGTAACAAAACAATTTTATACCTTGTTATCGATTATGTCTATATTAAAGTTAAATCATTCATCTGATGTCGAAAATCATCAAAACCATAGGACAAATAGATAGAAAATGTAATAAATCTGATTTGATTGCATTAGCTCAACAACATGCAAGTGAAATTATGGCGAGCCCAAATTATGATTTATTGAAAGTGTATGTTGAGTTTAAGCGTTATGAGGTCTATTTAAAAACCCTCATTTGGGAAGTAAGAGGAGAAACTTTAAAAAGAGCAAAAGAAGAGGGGCGCAAGGATTTTGAATATGCAAGTGCAAGAGTAACACAAATCAAAATACGTAAATTTGATTATTCTATTGATGAGTATTGGGAAAATTTAAACAATGAAATAGAACGTTTGAAAGCCCTAAAGAAGGAAAGAGAAACCATGCTCAAAGCAATAAAAGGAGATTTCAAAGAAGTATTGGACGAAGAAACAGGAGAGATAATTAAAATTCCTGCTCCTTCTGTAGAATATACTGATTCTCTTAGAATAAAATTGTAAACAAAAAAAAGCCCATTGACGAAGAATTTTATTGTTTTTCTCCATCAATGAGCCATAAAATCTTTGTGTTATTGTTTGTTAGTCGGCGCAATGCAAAATCCACAGCATCACATTACAAATCATTTAGCAGCTGGTAAAGGCCTGTAATTTTAGGAGTTATCACAAATTCCGTTCTGCGGTTTTGCTGTCTGTTTTCTGGTGTCGAATTATCTATAATAGGATAAAACTCTCCATTTCCTACAGCCGACAAACGAGCAGGATTCACTTTTGAATCAGTCAGTTTTCGTACCACATTTACCGCACGAGCCACACTCAAATCCCAGTTATCTGCATATTTTTTGGTGCTAATAGGCACATTATCCGTATGCCCTTCCACATCTATATCCAAGCCTTGATTTTTTATAAAAATAGCAGCAATCGTTTCAATCATTTCGATTCCTTTTGCATCCAAATCTGCACTCCCACTTTTGTATAAAATTTGGTTGGGTAGAATGACATACAATTTACCGTTTTTTTCTTGAATCTGAATATCAGGATTTTGGCTATCTGCAAAAGCTTGTTCGATAGCAGCCTTCAATTTTTGAATCTTGTCATTGCTCTCTTTTATTTTTGCACGAATAGCATCCAATTCCGCATCTTTTCTTTGCAGTTCACCCTTCAATTGTTCATCTTTATTGGGTGTCTTGGGAGTAGTTTTCATCCGCATTTCAAGAGATTCCTTTTCAGACAACAAGGAATTGTACTTTTTCTTAGAAACGCAAGAACTAAAGGTCAGAATAACAGCAATAAGTCCGAAAACCAACGCATTGAATTTCATTTTTTGTTTTTTAAGGTTAAAAAAATCTAAAAGCGTAGTATAGACTAATGCCGAGATTAAAGGTAACACCACCTACTCCAAAATATTTGAGAAGATTTCACTACTTACAAAAATTCCCCAAAGAGCCTAAAAAAGTTCTTTGGGGAATGGTATATTTAATTGTAAATAAAGAGTTTACTGCTTATCAAAACCTTTCCTAAATCAATGTTCAATTTCCACTACCAATAAGCATCTGCGAAATCCTCTAATCCGAAAAATCTGCGATTTAGCTCACCACACTACCCTCTCCACCTTCGTCTCCAGCCCCAGCAAAAACCAATTTGCCATCTGAATTCGTAGCCATCAAAATCATTCCTTGACTCTCAATCCCTTTCAACTTTCGAGGCGCAAGATTGGCGAGCAACAAAACCTTTCGACCAATAATGTCTTCAGGTGCGTAATGTTCTGCAATACCCGAAACGACCGTTCTTTCCTCCAATCCAATATTGACCCTCAATTTCAGCAACTTATCCGCCTTCTTCACTTTTTCTGCCTCCAAAATCGTCCCTGTACGAATATCGAGTTTCGCAAAATCATCGTATTGAATCGTATCCTTCAAAGGCGTGTATGCAATTGAAGCAGTTTCTTCAACAACTTGCGCTGTTTCCGCTTCCTTCAATGCCTTGTTTTGACGCAATTTCTCCAATTGAAGTTCAATCGTTTCATCGTCAATTTTTGGGAACAAAAGAGAAGGTTTTGCAGTAATGTGACCTGCTTCAAGCGGATATTTACCCAACAAAACCGCCGAGCGTTGTGCTCCCGTCAGATTGAGCAAAGCCTGAATTTTGGGTGCAGAAAAAGGCAAAAACGGTTCGAGATAGACCGAAAGCCAAGTCACCAATTTCAGCGAATGCGCCAAAACCGCCGCAGTTTTGGCCTCGTCCGTTTTGATTAAATGCCACGGTTCATGGTCTTGCAAAAACTTGTTGCCGACAGCCGCCAAATTCATCACCACATCCAATGCCTTGCGGAACTCATATTGATGGATAAAACCGTCCAATTCTTTGGGCATTTCCTCCAATAATCGGTCAATTTCGTCCGCACCTTCGACTTCCGAATGACTTGCAGGAATAATGCCATCAAAATATTTGTGCAACAAGACCAAAGCACGGTTCACAAAATTACCCAACAAACCCACCAACTCTTTGTTGTTGCGCTCCTTGAAGTCCTGCCAAGTGAACTCACTGTCTTTCGTTTCGGGCATATTGACCGTCAAAACATAGCGCAATACATCCTCTTGACCAGGGAAATCTTCGAGGTATTCGTGCAACCAAACCGCCCAATTCCTTGAAGTCGACAATTTATCGCCCTCCAAATTCAAAAACTGATTTGCAGGTACATTCGTTGGCAATATGTATTCGCCAGCCGCATGAAGGATAATCGGGAAAATGATGCAGTGAAACACAATGTTGTCTTTCCCAATAAAATGCACCAATTTGGAGTCCGCATCTTGCCAATAGTCCTTCCAATCGTCTCGCAAAGCCTTTGTGGCAGAAATATAGCCAATCGGCGCATCCAACCACACATACAACACCTTGCCCTCTGCATTTGGCAAAGGAACCTTCACTCCCCAATCCAAATCACGGGTCATCGAACGTTCATACAAACCTCCTTCAATCCAAGAACGGCACTGCCCGAAAACGTGTTTTTTCCAAGATTCGGTTTCTTGTGCTTCTTCAATCCAGTTTTTCACCCAATCCTGAAAATCATTCATTGGCAAATACCAATGTGTTGTTTCCTTCAAAACAGGCGTTGATTCGCTCAAAGTAGATTTTGGGTCGATCAATTCCGTAGGACTCAAAGCCGAACCACATTTTTCGCATTGATCGCCATACGCTTCTTCGTACCCACATTTTGGGCAAGTGCCTTTGATGTAGCGGTCTGCCAAAAACTGTTGGTATTCTTCGTCGTAGTATTGCTCACTTGTTCTTTCGTTGAAAATACCTTTGTCGTAGAGGTTGGTGAAAATTTCTTGGGAAG from Chitinophagales bacterium encodes:
- a CDS encoding OmpA family protein, which translates into the protein MKFNALVFGLIAVILTFSSCVSKKKYNSLLSEKESLEMRMKTTPKTPNKDEQLKGELQRKDAELDAIRAKIKESNDKIQKLKAAIEQAFADSQNPDIQIQEKNGKLYVILPNQILYKSGSADLDAKGIEMIETIAAIFIKNQGLDIDVEGHTDNVPISTKKYADNWDLSVARAVNVVRKLTDSKVNPARLSAVGNGEFYPIIDNSTPENRQQNRRTEFVITPKITGLYQLLNDL
- the metG gene encoding methionine--tRNA ligase, which produces MTSNPKRYLITAALPYANGPLHIGHLAGAYIPSDIYVRYLRLTGADVCFVCGSDEHGAAITLRAKKEGITAQDIVDKYHPMIKESFEKFGIDFDIYHRTSAQLHHETSQEIFTNLYDKGIFNERTSEQYYDEEYQQFLADRYIKGTCPKCGYEEAYGDQCEKCGSALSPTELIDPKSTLSESTPVLKETTHWYLPMNDFQDWVKNWIEEAQETESWKKHVFGQCRSWIEGGLYERSMTRDLDWGVKVPLPNAEGKVLYVWLDAPIGYISATKALRDDWKDYWQDADSKLVHFIGKDNIVFHCIIFPIILHAAGEYILPTNVPANQFLNLEGDKLSTSRNWAVWLHEYLEDFPGQEDVLRYVLTVNMPETKDSEFTWQDFKERNNKELVGLLGNFVNRALVLLHKYFDGIIPASHSEVEGADEIDRLLEEMPKELDGFIHQYEFRKALDVVMNLAAVGNKFLQDHEPWHLIKTDEAKTAAVLAHSLKLVTWLSVYLEPFLPFSAPKIQALLNLTGAQRSAVLLGKYPLEAGHITAKPSLLFPKIDDETIELQLEKLRQNKALKEAETAQVVEETASIAYTPLKDTIQYDDFAKLDIRTGTILEAEKVKKADKLLKLRVNIGLEERTVVSGIAEHYAPEDIIGRKVLLLANLAPRKLKGIESQGMILMATNSDGKLVFAGAGDEGGEGSVVS